A region of the Paenibacillus sp. J23TS9 genome:
TGCCTGCAGAACCTTCGTTCTGGCATCGGGACTGATGATTCGATTCAGGACCTTCGTGTCTGTTACCGGAGTAAACCAGTTTTTTTGCAATTCCAGACCACCACTTAAGCGCACGCTTTCCCCCGGGTAAGCCCGATAGGTGATCCGCTTATCCTCTGTGCCGGAATCCTGTTCCTCCAGATGAAAACTTTCGCTTCGGTTATAGGTACCGCCCCTCAAATAGACCGTAACACCGCCTTCAGGCAGCCCGGAACCCTTCTTCAATTGCCGGATCGCGTCCCTGGCCTTTTCCAGGGTATGGAAAGGAGCCGCTTCAGTGCCGGAATTCGAGTCATCTCCATCATTTGAAATATAAAAGACAGCACCAGGGTTCTTGGCATCCTCCATATCCTCCGCATACGTTCCCGTAACCGGCAGACAACCCAGCAACAAGACGATGATCAATGAAACGATGATCCGTCTTCTCATCATCTTTAATAATCCCTCCCTATTAAAATCAATTGAATAAAATGAAAAACGATCACTACCCTTTCACTGACCCAATCATGGTTCCTTTTTCAAAATATTTAAGCAAGAACGGATACAACACGAGCACCGGCAAGGAGCTGACAATGACAGCCGCCATTTTCAGGCTCTCCGGAGCAGGAGGTGTTGTAAGCGTCGCCGTCGTAAACGGGTCGAGCTTGCTCTCGATGAGGATCTGGCGGACAACCTGCTGCAGCACGAATTTGGAAGAATCAGTGACGTACAGCAAGTTATCCATAAAAGCATTAATGTGATATACCATATTCCAGAGCCCGATCGTCACAAGAGACGGAATCGAAAGCGGGAGAAGAATGCGGAACAGTATCCGCAAATCCCTTGCCCCGTCGATGCGCGCTGCTTCGATCAGTGCATCCGGAATAGAACGGAAAAACGAGATCATAACAAGCACATGAAAGGCATTGGCAGCCGGCGGCAGCACATAAACCCACAGTGTGTTAAGGAGATGCAGTTCTTTTATTAATAAATATTGAGGCACAATTCCACCATCGAAGATCATCGTGAACAACAGCAGCATAATAAGCAACCGTTTCATCGGTAAATCTGGACGGGAGAGCGGATAAGCGGCACAGACGGTAACCAGAAGCGTTAACGTCGTCCCTACGACCATCCGGAACAGCGTATTTCCGTATCCTGACCAGATTAAAGGATAGTCCAGAAGCTCGCGGTATGCCTGCCATTCGAAATCCCGGGGATAAAAATGAAATCCGCTTCGAAGAGCTTCTCCCCTTCCGCTGAAAGAGACGGATAGAACATGTATGAAAGGGTACACGACGATGAGTGCCAAGATCGACAACGTAAGGTAGATAATAGCGGGTGCAATTAAGTCTTGCCATCTTTTTGTTTTCATGATGGTCTTCCTCCTGCCTTTACCATAGACCGCTCTCGCCACGGCTCAATTTGCGCACGGTAAGATTCGCTCCAAGAATCAGCAGAAGCCCAACCAGCGATTTAAACAAACCTATGGCCGCCGTATAACTGTACTGGAACTGCTGCAGACCGACCCGGTAGACATAAGTATCGATGACGTCTCCGGTTTCATAATTGACCGGGTTGAGCAGATTGATGATTTGTTCGAAATTTGCGCTTAAGAAACCGCCCAGACTCAGAATGAACATGATCGCGATGGTAGGCATAATGGATGGAATATTAATTCGAATGATTCGCTGCCACCTGTTGGCTCCATCGATTACTGCCGATTCATGCAGCTCCGGGTTGATCGCCGCTAAGGCTGCGAAGTAGATGATCGAGCCCCAGCCGATATCCTTCAGGATGGAGGAAATGACCACGATCGGACGGAAATATTCCTTTTTCCCCATGAAAAAGACGGGTTCTCCTCCAAACCATTTCATGATTTCTCCTACAACACCAGACGTTGGAGAGAGAAAATAAATAATCAGTCCGGACATGATGACCCACGATACGAAATGGGGCAAATACATGGTCGTCTGGATAAACCTTTGGAAATACTTGGAGCGGACCTCGTTAAGCAAGATCGCCAGAATGATCGGTGCGGGAAAAGAAAAGATCATCTGATACAAGTTCAGCAGCAGCGTATTTTTAAGTAAACGGTAAAAGTCGCCATTCTGGAATATCTCTTGAAAATGTTGGAATCCAACCCACGGACTTCCCCAAATACCGTCGACTACCCGGAAATCCTTGAAGGCAATGACGACTCCGTATAAAGGGCCATATTTAAATACGAAGAAGAACGCGAAGGCGAATAGAAATAGTAAGAGCAGCTCTCCGTGTTTTTTTATCGTTTTCATGTCGCACTTCCTTGTAAACCGAACCGCCAGACCCCCCGTAAGGACTGATTCAGCTCTTACGGGGGGGGGCCTAGGCCGGGTTCAGGTTATTTTTTGAACTGAGCTTGGTACATTTCATTGGCTTCCTTGGTTAATTCATCGCCGCCTTTTGCCTTCCATTCCGTTACGAATTTATCGAAATCACTCAGAGGAATTTCGCCGCTGATGATTTGAGCGAAATATTTTTGCATAAGTGACGTCAGGTCTTGTTTGTATTTCCCGTCCGAAGGCAGCACCGAGAACAGCAGCGCATCGGTCCATCTTGGAGCGGATGAATATGTTTTAACCGCCTCATTCAGCTTCGGATCGGAATATTTGTCCCGGTAAGCTTGGGTTGTAATGTTACCAAAAGAGAACAGACGGATTCCAAGCTGATCGCGCTGCTCCTGCTTTTCGAAACCAGGCAGGAATTTTGTGGCCCCTGAGGTGGCACCGCTCTCGACAAAATCCCATTGAGTTCCCTTTACGCCAAGGCTGGTCCTATTGATCGTCTCTTCATCATTGCTCTGTGCCTGTAAAATTTCGAACAGCTTTTCAAGCTTTTCAGGCTGATCCTTTACTTTACTGCCGATGACCATGAAATTACTCTTTATCCCCCAATCCCATGAGCCGTCGCCGCCAGGACCCTTCGGATTCTTGGAAAATGCCATCTTGGCATCCGGATTCAATGCCTGCATTTCCTTGACTGTGGCAGATTCAGGAAGTGCACCTTTGCTGATTTGCTCTTCAATGA
Encoded here:
- a CDS encoding carbohydrate ABC transporter permease, whose amino-acid sequence is MKTKRWQDLIAPAIIYLTLSILALIVVYPFIHVLSVSFSGRGEALRSGFHFYPRDFEWQAYRELLDYPLIWSGYGNTLFRMVVGTTLTLLVTVCAAYPLSRPDLPMKRLLIMLLLFTMIFDGGIVPQYLLIKELHLLNTLWVYVLPPAANAFHVLVMISFFRSIPDALIEAARIDGARDLRILFRILLPLSIPSLVTIGLWNMVYHINAFMDNLLYVTDSSKFVLQQVVRQILIESKLDPFTTATLTTPPAPESLKMAAVIVSSLPVLVLYPFLLKYFEKGTMIGSVKG
- a CDS encoding sugar ABC transporter permease — protein: MKTIKKHGELLLLFLFAFAFFFVFKYGPLYGVVIAFKDFRVVDGIWGSPWVGFQHFQEIFQNGDFYRLLKNTLLLNLYQMIFSFPAPIILAILLNEVRSKYFQRFIQTTMYLPHFVSWVIMSGLIIYFLSPTSGVVGEIMKWFGGEPVFFMGKKEYFRPIVVISSILKDIGWGSIIYFAALAAINPELHESAVIDGANRWQRIIRINIPSIMPTIAIMFILSLGGFLSANFEQIINLLNPVNYETGDVIDTYVYRVGLQQFQYSYTAAIGLFKSLVGLLLILGANLTVRKLSRGESGLW